The genomic region TCAGTTTTCGCGCAGAAAATATTTCTGTTAGCATTGCCAGCTTGTTACGGATTGAAAAGAGGTGCAGTCATGAAGAATGCTTTCGTCTTTGCCATGGTCTGTGCGCTGGCGTCTTTCGCCGCGGGGCAGGAAAAGAAGAACGTACAAGTCCCCGCCGTCACGCGCGTGGTCCGTTGCGGCGCGCTGATCCAGCCCGATGGCGCACAGGTGCAGCACAACGTGCTCATCACGATTCAGGGCGAGCGCATCAAGGAAGTCAAAGAAGGCGGCGTGGCGTCCGCCGGAGTTCCGGTGATTGACCTCTCTGACCACACCTGCCTGCCGGGAATGATTGACGCGCACACTCACACCTTGCTGCAAGGCGACATCACCGCCGAAGATTACGACGTGCAGTTGCTGAAGCAAACGTCAGCCTATCGCGCGATCCTGGGTACGCGTTCGGTGAAGCGCGCCTTGGAATACGGCTTTACCACCATCCGTGATCTGGAGACCGAAGGCGCGGGCTACGCCGACGTGGACCTGAAGAAAGCCATCAACAACGGCGTGATTCCCGGCCCGCGCATGAAAGTGGTCACGCGCGCCATGGACGTGACCGGCGCGTATCCGCTGCTGGGTTATTCCCCGGAAGTCCCGGTGCCGCACGGCGTGCAGGTAGTGGACGGGCCGGACAACGCGCGCAAGGCCGTCCGCGAGCAGATCAGCTACGGCGCTGACTGGATCAAGATTTACTCCGACCGCAGTTACTTCCTGCGTCCTGACGGCGTGCTGGACGACATACCCACCTTCACCATGGACGAGCTGCGGGCCATTGTGGATGAGACGCATCGCCAGCGGCACAAGGTGGCGTCGCACGCCATGGCGCTCAACGGCGTCCACAATTCGGTGGAAGCCGGCGTGGATTCCATTGAACACGGCAACTACATCGCTGACGCCGACCTGAAAACCATGGCGCAAAAAGGCATCTATTACGTTCCCACCATTTATGTGGGCGAGTATGTGGCGCAGGGCCGCGCCGACGCCGGAGCCAAGGTCTGGCTGGAGATGATCAAGGTCCATGCTGACACCTTTACTCGCGCGCTTCATGCCGGCGTGAAGATTGCCTTCGGAACAGACGTAGGCGGTTTCGATTGGGGCATCAATCCGGCGGTGGAGTTCCCGTACATGGTCAAGTACGGCATGACTCCGGCCCAGGCCATCCGCTCAGCGACGATGACAGCCGCGGAGCTGCTGGACATGCAGAATGACGTGGGCAGCATCGCGCCCGGCAAGTTCGCCGACCTGGTGGCCGTGAAGGGCGACCCCCTGGCGGACATTACTCTGCTGCAGAAAGTGGACTTCGTCATGAAAGGCGGCGAGGTTTACAAGTCTTTCATGCATTAAGGCTCGGGCATTGAGTCTTGGGCGCGTTGAGCTTGTGCGCATTGAAGCAAAAATTTAACCGGCAAAAGGCGCAACTTCTTGACCATGGCGCGAATCTATTACGTGAATGCTGCTGCTATGGACCATTGTCGCGCTGGGCTGGCTGGCGATTGCGTTATTGGCAGCCGCGCTGTTTCGCCTGGCATCTTACGCTGATAAGAAAGTGCGCCGTGACCGGGCCAAGGGCAGCGTTCAGCGCATCGTCATCACAAACAGGGGCGCGGAGTCTCGCCACAGACCGGCCGCATAAATACTGAAAACCAAGCATCTTCTTTACCGCGCATTTCTTGCGCGGCGCATTTCAATTTCTCGTTCATATCCGTTCAAGGAAAACCGCTGGCGACGCTGGGCGCTTTCTTGCCGCCCAGCGTCACCAGAAATTATTTCCTCTCAAGCAGCGGCACGGGACAAAAGCAAATCCTGGATAAAACAAACACGATAATCGGGATCAATGTATGTTGGCGCATTTCGTCGTCTGCTCAAGGTTGAGGGTTGTTGTTTGCGCCCGGCACTTGGCGCGCTGGCAATCAGAAGCGCAACACCACGCCTCCGCCGGCGAACAGGTTGTGGCGAACTTTGATTCCGATGGTGTTCAGGTTAGGGACGCCGGTGTAGAAGTCGCGTACTTCCACGCGAAAGGCCACCGGCAGCAGCGGAGGATGAAAGTCCGCTCCGGCGCCGCCCTGCACGGCGCTCTTGGTGGAGCCCTTCACCGTGGTAGTCGCCCCGCCCACTGTGGTGCTGCTGGGATTGAAGTGGACCAGGCCTCCGCCCGCGGAGATCCATGGACTGAAGACGGACTTGGACGCAATCTTCAGCCGCAGCGCCGGAGTGAAGAAGATGGAACTGTAGCTCTTCACCGCGGTCAGGTTGCTGGTGGTGAGATCGGTGGACGGAGTCGCCACCAGGGGAAATTCCAGGTGCAACGCCGCTGCGGAAACGTCCGCCAGTTCCGTGGCGTAGTTGGCTTCAAAGGCGAAGGTCTTGGAGAACGTGGTTTGGTTGGTGGTGGCCCCAACGGAAGGCGTGATTTTTCCTCCCGCTGAAAACGCCAGTTCGTTTTTCTGCGCAAGACTGCTGGCGCACAGGGCCAGCAGAAAGGTAGACAAGCAAAGGATTTTCCTCATTGACACACTCCCTCTTGTCCGGCTTAGACGCAGCCGGCATTTCTGAGGATGTTTCAAACTGTTGACTCGAAAGGACATGTCCGGACCAAGCGCGGCTGTTGCCCCTCCAGGACTTGCCTGTGAGGAATGGAATGGCCCATCCAAACTCGCAAGCGGTTTGGAGCGAAGGGACAGCTAAGGGAAGAGTCTCTTGGTCGTCGTCGATACAACCATGCAGCCAATCTTCGCGACGGCGAGGCCGGCTTGCGCGCCGAGCCGAGCCGCGTCAGATGCTTGAGAATGTCTGCCCCATCCAAACTCGCAAGCGGTTTGGAGCGAAGCGACAACTAAGGAAGATTCACTTGGTCGTAAGAATCCAAGACGGAGAAACCACTTCAGCAAAAGGAGAGTTGGTGATGGCGGTCAGCGTGCCGTCCGTGCCGTTGATGGTAAAAACAGCCACGCTCCTGGCGTTCACGTTGGAGACGAAGAGGAACGTGTTGGTGAAATCCACGGTCAGGAACCCTGGCTGGGCGGAATTGGTGATACCGGCGGCCTTGGTGCTGAACGGAGATCCCACATCTTCCGTGAGCACGCCGGCCTTGATGGTGTAGGCGGAAACATTGTCAGAGTCGCGATTGGACGCGTAGAGGAATTGTCCACTGGGGTCCACCGTCACCGCTACGGGAGTTGTGCCGGTGGCCACCGGCGAACCAACGGGAGAGAGAACGCCGGTGTTAGCGGCAACCGAAAAGCTCACCACTTTGTTGTTCACCGCATCAACCGCAAAAAGAAATTGCCCTTTGGGGTCCATGGCTATTCCCATCACGTTGGCCCCTGCGCCCGCCGAGACTGGCGCGCCTATGGAAGTAAGGGCGCCGCCGGCCCCAATGGTAAAGCCGGAAACCGTGGACAATGTGCCGTTGGCCACATACAGCGCGGGCGAAGTCGGAGACACCACCAGAAATTGCGGATTCGCCAGTGTGGGAAACGGCGAACCGGCAATTTGCGTGAGCAGACCGCGCGCGGGGTCAATGCTGAAAACGGAAATGCTGGCCGCCACCGTGGCCGACCCCTGATTGAGCACGAAGAGGAATTGTCCGGTGGAGTCTATTCCCACGCCAATGGGAGCCGTGCCCACCGGCGAAGGCGCCACGGCTGTACCCACCGGCGTAAGCACCCCGGTCGTGCGGTCAAGGTTGAACCCGGAGACCGTGTTGGAGGTCAGGTTGGCTACATAGATAAAGTCCTTGGTGGGATGAAGCACCATGGCTACCGGACGCGGGTTGGTGGCGAAGTTGGAAAGCGGGAGCGCCGAAAGTTCTCCGTCGCCAAGCATATTGAGACCAATAATGTTGTTCGACCCCTGGCCCACCATGTAGAGCAGCCCGATTTTGGCCGGCCCGCTGGAGCCGCCGCAACCTACCACCGCAACCGCGGCCATCACCAGCAATAAGAAAAGAATAAGTGCCTTCGTTTTCATGATGCCTCTTCTTGAGTAAGAGAACTTGCAGCACGCCACATCCCTGGAACGCTCGCGGACCCTGGGACTTGCCTGGAAATGCATGATTAGCTGCAGAACAGTCTAGCCGTTTACCCGCATTCTGGCCAAATGGGAAGGCCGGGACTGCTTGCGCGTTACATGCGGAAAGCGACCAGGATGGCGCCCTCCACCTCCACCGGATCGCCGTTCAGCAGAAATGGTTTGTACTTCCACTCTTTGACAGCGTCCATAGCCGCTTGCGCCAGGATAGGATGGCCCGAAACCAGCCTTAGGTTGTGCACATTGCCCTCTTTATCTATAGTGACGAGCATCCGCACGTCCCCCTGAATGTGCGCAACCCGGGCCATCGGCGGATACTTGGGCTCCACCTTCTGGAGGATCATGCCTTCCAGGACTCCCGGGGCAATGCGCAGCCGTTTGACCTGCGGCGCTGCCGCGCCTGGTTCGTTCGAAGGCAATGGCGTTTCTGACGGCTGCGGCGCCAGCTGCGAAGATACAAGTTTGAATCTGACCACCACCCGGGTTTCTACTTCAACGGCCTCGCCATTGAGGAGATACGGTCGGTATTCCCACTGCTTCACCGCCTTGATGGCGGCTGCGCGCAGGCGCGGGTCTTCGGTTACGGCTGGGTCAGGCGGCAGACCTTCGCGCGACACGGGCGCGACCTCAACCACCTTGCCTTGCTTATCCACGATGACGCGCAGAACTATGTCGCCCGCCACATGCTCGGCGCGCGCCCCTTCCGGATACTCCGGCTCAGCGCGATGCGTCAGCAGTCCCTCGGAAACTCCCAGCGAGACACGCAGACGCTGCGGCTTTGGGGCTTCGCTCTGTTGTTGCAGCGCGCTCAGATGCCAAGGCGACAATAAGGCGGTAGCGATGGCCAATAAACACAGGATTTTCATAGCGTCCAAAAGCTTGCAGCAAAGCCTTCTAGGTGTCAATTGCGCCCCCGGGCCGGGGGCTTTCTGGTAGCATTTTGGGCATGAAACGCCTACTGATCATCGCTGGTATTGTGGTGGGAGTGCTGTTGCTGGCAGCCTTGTTGGTGCCGCTCTTCGTGAACGTGGATACCTTCCGTCCGCAGCTGGAACAAACGCTTTCCGCGGGGCTGAACCGCCCGGTGCACATCGGGAAGCTGGAGGCTTCCATCTTCAGCGGTGGAGCCGCGGCCAACGACATTTCGATCAGCGACGATCCTGCGTTCAGCAAGTCGCCATTCCTGCAGGCGTCCTCCGTCAAGATCGGGCTGCATCTGATGCCGCTGATCTTCTCCAAAAAGCTGGAAGTGACGTCCGTATCGGTGGTGAAGCCGGAGATCGTCCTGCTCAAGAACGCCGCCGGCAAGTGGAACTACTCCACAGTAGGAAGTTCCAAGCCCAGCGCACAGCCCACGCCGACAACCTCTGCTTCCATGGATATCTCGGTGGAGAAATTTGAAATCGTGGACGGCAAAATGCGCGTGGGCCACGCAGGAGGACAAGCCAAGGAAAGCGTGTACGAGAACGTGAACCTGGTAGCCAAGAGCATCTCGCTCTCGAGCGCCATGCCATTCACCTTTAGCGCCAACACGCCCGGCGGAGGCGCGCTCAAGCTGGAAGGCCAGGCCGGCCCGGTGAACCAAAGCGACGCAAGCCGCACGCCGCTGGACGCGCAGATCAAGCTGGAACACGCGGACCTGGCAGCCACCGGATTCATTGATCCCAGCTCCGGCCTGGGCGGGATTTTGGATTTTGAAACCAAGCTGAAGTCCGACGGCCGCAAGCTGCATTCTGAAGGCAAGGCCAAGGCCGAGAAACTCAAAGTGGTACCGGGCAGCTCTCCCGCACAGGGCGCCGTGAGTCTGGACTACAGTTCCGATTTCGGGCTGGATTCAGAAACCGGGACGCTCAACGCCAACGTTCACAGCGGCAACAGCACCGCCAACGCCAGCGGCAGCCTGGACGCGCACGGCGCCGATACCCTGGCCCATTTGAAGATCCACGGCAAAGACATGGCGGTGAATGATCTGGTCGGGCTGCTGCCGGCCTTCGGCGTGGTGCTGCCCTCCGGCTCTTCGCTGAAAGGCGGGGTCCTCAACATGGACTTTAACGCGGAAGGGCCGCTGGACCGGCTGGTGATTACCGGCCCCTTGCGCATTACCGGAACCACCCTGACCGGCTACAACCTGAGCCAGAAATTGGGCGCGATCGCCTCCTTTACCGGCATCAAGTCCAGCAACGAGACTCTGATCCAGACGTTCAGCTCCGGGCTTCGCGTAGCTCCGGAAGGCATTCGCTCCGACAACCTGCTGCTGGATGTGCCTTCCATCGGAACGCTCACTGGCGACGGGACGATTGGCGCCAACAAGTCGCTGAATTTCAAGATGCGGCTCAAAGTATCCACCAGCGCCGGGGGCGTTATGGGGGCTGTGGGCGGACTTACTTCCGTGGCGTCGGCTAACGGTATCCCGTTCACCGTTTCAGGCGACACCACCAATCCGGTCTTCAAGCCTGCGCTGGGCGATGAACTCAAAGGCCTCAAGGGCAACCTGTTGGGCGGCGGCGCCAAGGGCGTGAAAGAGCAGCAACAGCAGGTGAAGGACGTGTTTGGCGGGTTCCTGGGTAAGAAGAAGCCGGATGCGTCACCCACACCCAAGAAATAAGGACATTAAGGAATCCCGTGCGGGGGACGCTGCGCTGCTACAATAAAGTGCATAAATCCACTTTTCCAGCGTTCGTCAGGAAGTTGCCATCATGAAGAAGTTGACTCTTAGTTTGGGAGTTTTAGCGCTGTTCGCCGTGGTCCTGCGGGCGGACAACATCGTGGACGAGATCATCGCCCGCGTGAATGACTCCATCATCACCCAGGCCGACTACAAAAAAGCCCAGAGCCAGTCCATGGAAGAGCTGAAACAGCAGTTCCCCGGCGACTGGCAAACCCGCTGGAGCCAGCAGCAGAAAGACCTGTTGCGCGAGCTGATTGACCGGCAGGTCCTGCTGGAACGCGGCAAAGAGATGGGCGTGACCGGCGAAACCGAAGTGGTCAAGCGGCTGAACGCCATGCGCCAGCAGATGAACCTGCCGGACATGGATTCCCTGGAGAGAGAAGCCCGCAAACAAGGCGTCTCCTTTGAGGATTTGAAGGAAGACATCCGCACCCGCGTGGTGACCGAACAAGTGATCGGCCAGGAAGTGGGCTCTCACCTTTCCATTACCAAGCAAGACATCCAGGACTTCTACGACAAACACCAGAAAGAGCTGCAGGGCGAGGAAGAAGTCAGCTTGAGTGAAATCCTGGTGGCCACCCAGGTCACTAAGCCTGAAGGCGGAGAGCAGAAAGACGCCCAGGGCAAACCTGTGCCGGACAAGCCTCTGCCGGAAGACCCGGCGCTGGTGGCCCAGGCGGAAGCCAAAGCCAACCAGATCCTGCAAATGCTCCGTGGCGGAGCGAAATTTGAGGACCTGGCCAAGCAATACTCGAATGGCACCACCGCGGCGCAGGGTGGTCCGCTGGGCAACTTCAAGCGCGGCGAACTGGCCAAAGATTTTGAAGACAAGACCTTCTCCCTCAAGCCCGGTGAATTTACTGATCTGGTCCGGACCAAGCAAGGCTTCCTCATCATGAAGGTCAACAGCCATCGTTCCGCCGGCGTGCCGCCGTTGAAGGAAATTGAAGAGAGAATCCGCCAGGCCATCTACTCGCAGAAACTGGAGCCTGCGGCGCGCACGTACCTGACCAAGCTGCGGGAGAAGTACTACATTGACGTGAAGACCGGATACGTTGACACCGGCGCCACCGCCAATCCCAACCGGCCCATCATGATGGCCGCGGCCGGCGATCCCGCCACGCGCCAGGGCAAATCAGGGCTGAAAAAAAAGAAGAAGTTCCTGCTGTTCTAGGAAAACAAACTCCTCTCGTCTCAGCGAATGCGATGATTGTCGCCGGACATCGCTCGCTTGGCTTCTGTGCCACGACAGGCTCTCGCAGATGCCGGACTGATGTACGTCCCTTTCGCGCTTGCATTCGCTGCTGGTGCATCTACAATATTCTGCCTATGAAACGAGCCTTGATCGCAGTGTTCCTGCTTCTGTCTCTTTGCGCCCTGGCGCAGCAACCTTCGGCGACGGTGGAGATCACCGCTGAGCCCCACCACCATCTGGTTATCGAAAACCTGTTTGTGCACGCCTACGCCGTGAATGTTGCTCCCAAGGAGACGTCCCTGATGCACCATCACGGGCGCGACTACCTTTCCATCTCGCTGGGCGACGCTGAGATCATCAACGCCAAAGAAGGCGCCGCGCCGGTGAACGCCAAATTCAAAGATGGCGACGTGCGTTTCACGCCGGCAGGCCTGGTCCATGCCGTCACCAATACCGCCGACCAGCCGTTTCGCAACGCCACCATTGAACTGATGCAGCCCACCACCAACCAGCATGCCTGCACCGAGGGGTGCTCGGTCCCGGTCCCGTGTGACGCGGCAGACAAAACCAAGTGCACCATGGTGACCAAGGCTTTCCAGTCAGACCAGTGGTCGGTCACCATCGTGACCATGCCGGCAGGGGCCAGTTACGCCCAGCACACGCACCTGGCAAATTATCTGGTGTTCTCCCTGAGCGACGGCGACGTGAAGGTCCGCGTCCAGGACGGTCCGGAAACCGCGGTCCACTACAAGCGTGGCGACCTCATCTGGAACAATCCGACGGTCCACAGCTTGAGCAACACGGGCGCCAGTACAGTGCGAGCGGCAGTGTTGGAGTTCCGCGGTCGACCCGCCGGTGAAGGCTCCGAGTCCATGGGGCCGGACACCAAGCCCAAGCCGCACGACCACCACTAGAACAGGCCGCAGCGCTCTGGCTGCTCCACATAATCGCCAATGACGGCGGATTCGAGCTAAATCGATCCGCCGGATTCGGCCTTTATGTCTTTTCAAGCGTGCTTTTGCTTTTAGGCTTGCTCTTCTTCAGGCTTGCCGGGCATAGCATTTTGTTTCTACAATATTTCATATATGCGAAAAACAGGGATCACGGTGCTGCTGGTATCGGCCCTTGCCGTCTGCGCGCAGCAGCCGCCAGTCGAGGTGGAGATCACCTCTGAACCCAGCCATCACCAGGTCTTGCAGAACGAATATGTTCGTGTTTTTGACGTGACTGTCTCGCCCAAAGCGACCACGCTGGTGCATATCCATCACAGCGACTACCTGTTCGTCACCCTGGGAGACGCCGACCTAATCAACGCCCGCACCGGCGCGAGCCCAGCGCCGTTGAAGCTTAAGGATGGTGAAACGCGTTTCACACCCGGTAACTTTTCTCACGCGGCCATCAACCTGAGCGAACGTCCTTTTCACAACCTGACCATTGAATTGCTGAAGCCGTCCACGGGCGTCAAGAATTGCACGGAAGCGTGCGCCATGCCTGTCGCGTGGTGCGCCGCAGCACCGGGCAAAGTCTGCCCCACCATCGAGCGGCGAATCTCGTCCGACCAATGGACGGTCATGTTCGTGACCATGCCGCCCGCCGCCGCCTTCGATAAGCACACCCACACCAAGCCTCACCTGGTGATCGCGGTATCTGATCTGGACTTGACGCAGCAGGTTGGAGAGGAAACCAGGCACACCAAAGTCCCAGCGGGCGGCTACGCCTGGGTCCCCGCCGGACTGACGCATACTTTGGTCAACAGCAGCACGACGACCGCGCGGTACGTCGCCATAGATTTCAACCCGGAGCAGAAATGACGGCGCCTGAAACCACTCTGCTGCCGGACTCTCCCCAGGCGCAGGCCTACAACCACACCAAGCGCTGGCTGGAAATCGGCGATCTCGCGCTGAGCTTTGGCTTTCTCATCGTGCTGCTGGCCACCGGATGGACCAACTCGCTGCGCGACGCGGCTTCCCGCCTGGGTGGTGAGTATTACGTGGTACGCCTGTTCTTTTATGTTCTGCTGCTCAGCATCCTGAGCAAGCTGCTGGGCCTGGCGCTGGATTTTTACAGCTTCCGCCTGGAGCATCGCTTCAACTTGTCAAACCAGGGCTTTGCTTCCTGGGTGCGCGACCAGATCAAGGGCTGGATTCTGGGCTTGGTGATCACCACCATGCTGGCGGAAATCGTGTACGCGCTGATTCGCGTCTCTCCGGAGAATTGGTGGTTCCTGGCCTGGCTGATTTTCATGGCCTTGTTCATCTTCTTTTACCAGGTGGCGCCGGTCCTGCTGTTCCCGCTGTTTTACAAGTTCGTTCCCCTGCAGAACGAAGAGCTCAAGGCCCGCCTGACGCGCCTGGGGGAACGCGCCGGAACGCGCGTCCGCGGCGTGTACGAGTGGAAACTCTCGGAGAAGAGCAAGAAAGCCAACGCGCTGATCGCCGGCCTGGGCAACACCCGCCGCATCATGCTGGCTGACACCCTGCTGCAGGATTACGACAACGATGAAATCGAAGCTGTGCTGGCGCATGAACTTGGCCACCAGGTCCACTCGCATATTTTGAAAGGCATCATCGTAGAAGCTCTGGTGACCCTGGCCGGGTTCTGGGCGGCAAGCGTGGTCCTGGAATATGCCATAGACCGCCAGCACATGTTCCTTTTCTTGACCGACTTTGCCAACCTGCCGCTCATGGTGCTGGTGTCCAGCCTGCTTTCGCTGATTCTGATGCCGGCGCTGAACGCCTACTCGCGTTTCACTGAGCGCCAGGCTGACATTTACTGCTGGAAGTCAGTCCCCAGCATTACCCCCTACATTACCGCCATGGAGAAGCTGAACAAACAGAACCTGAGTGAGAGCCATCCATCGCGACTGGTGGAGATACTCTTTCATTCCCATCCACCCATCGCCAAGCGGATCGCGGCGGCCCAGGAGTGGGCCAGGAAACACCGGCCCAGTCTAGCCACGTAGCCGCTTCTTCGTTTCAATAAACAACTTCAAAAACCCACACCGCCAACGTTGCCCCAGGGCGCGACTTGCGGTGTCTAAAGCAAGTAACATTGAGGGACTAGGGAAGTTGAAGGCCCGGCTGTGATCGAACAAATTCGCAAATACGTGAGCGAAAAGCGGCTGCTCCAGCCCGGAGACCGGGTGGCCGTGGCGGTGTCCGGCGGGGCCGATTCCGTCGCCCTTCTGCGCGCGCTGCTGGAGTTGCAGCATGAGTTGGGCCTGGTGCTCTCCGTCGCGCACTTTCACCACGGGATTCGCGGCGCGGAAGCCGATGCCGACCAGCAATTTGTGAGCGCGCTGGCCGACAAGTTCGGACTGGCCTTGCACGCGGGCTCGGGTGACGCTCCAGCCTTTGCGCGCGAACAAAAAGTCAGCCTGGAGACCGCCGCGCGCGAACTTCGCCACCAATGGTTCGCTCAACTGGTGCGCGCAGGCCACGCGGACAAGATCGCCACCGCGCACACGCTGGACGATCAGGCGGAGACCGTCCTGATGCGGATTGTGCGTGGCGCCGGCCCACGCGGGCTGGCGGGGATCGCGCCGTGGCAGCAGGAAAAGCACCTGGTCCGGCCGTTGCTCGAAATCAGCCGCCGCGAAGTTGAGGCCTATTTGAAGGCGATTGGCCAGCCGTGGCGCGAAGACGCAACCAACGCGGACCTGGCGCATACTCGCAATCGCGTGCGCCGGCTGCTGCTGCCCATGCTGGAGAAGGAATTCAATCCGGCCATCCGCCAAACGCTGGCCGATCTGGCGGAGCTGGCCCGCGGTGAGGCCGGCTATTGGGACGGTTTGTTACCAGGGTTATTGCCTCGGCTGGTTCATGAAGGCAAGCCCAGCCGCAGTGGCCGGTCATCGAGCGGAACGGCGGCCCAGACTTTAGCGGTGGACTTGGCCGCGCTCCAGCAATTGCCCGTGGCTGTGCAGCGGCAGGTGCTGCAGAGGACCGCGGAAAAACTCGGCGGGACAGTTGAATTCAAGCATGTCGAAGAGCTGATCGCCATGGTGCGCGACCAGCGTCGAGGCAAGCCCGTGGCCTTGCCCGGAGGGCTGGAAGCGGTATGCACCTTCCGCGAACTTCAGATCGGCCGCAGGCGCGATACGGGAAGCGGCGGTTACCAGTACGCTCTGGAAGTCCCTGGCCAAGTGAGCGTCCCGGAGCTGGGTTCAACGTTGCGCGCGCGGGTAATAACCCACGGGAGCCCTGCAAATTCGGGATATAATCCAGACTTGTTGCTGGATCGTGCCTTGCTCGCACCAGGATTGACTGTCAGAAACTGGCAAGCTGGAGACCGTTTTTTCCCGGCACATACCGGCTCCCCCAAGAAAGTAAAAGAATTGCTGCAAAGCGGACGGCTGGGCCAAACGCTGACCCAGGCTGAACGCAAGACGTGGCCGGTGGTTGAGAGCGCCGGACAGATCGTCTGGATGAAAGGGTTCGCCGTGCCGGAGGCCTTTGCCCATCATGCGGGAGAGGCCGTCCTGATCGAAGAAATCCATATGAACGCTGGGACAAACGATGAGCCATAGCCTCGCACAGCAGTACCCACGCGTAATTTTGTCAGCCGAGCAGATTCAGAAACGCGTACAGGAGATGGCCCGCCAGATCGCCCGGGACTTTGAGGGAAAAACCATCCACATGGTGGCGGTCATGGAAAACGGCTTCATCTTCATGGCTGACCTGGTGCGCGAACTTGACCTCCCTGTGGTTTGTCAGTTTGTGACCGGCCAATTCAAGGAATCCGGGCCGTCCGCCGCGGAGATCTTCTACAGCCCGGAGGTGGACGTTCACGGCCAGCACGTGCTCCTGGTGGAAGGGGTGATCCAGTCGGGTCATACCAGTGACTTTCTCATGCGCAACCTCGCGGCCCGCGGCGCCAGCAGCGTGAAGCTGGCTGTCCTGTTGGACAAGCAGGCCGCCCGCCGGATTTCCCTGCAGCCTGATTACTTTGGTTTTCTTATGAATGAGAGTTTTGTCGTAGGCTATGGGCTGGGTGCACCTGAAGTGGGCAGGAATCTGCCTTACATAGCGGCCAGGCCGGCAGGCTCCCCGTAAGCAAGACGGCTAGATTGGTTTGAGTCGGCGGGCCGGGCGCAAACGGGTATAGAATTGTAAATACGCGAGCTTTTGGAACGTAGACCGCGCCTCGAGCATCTAAAGAGAAGCCGGGCCTGTCCTAAACCTGGAAGAATCGCGGCTTTAGCGACGGACAATTTTTTCGCATCCCGGACGTCTTTATATCAAGTATGGACGGCGTGGCTCTTGATCGCGATCAGGACCAGGGAAATTCAGGAGTATTGAGTGAACTCGACATTCAAAACGGTGATCTTGTGGGTGGTGCTGCTGGTGGTGGCCTTCTTCCTGTGGAGGGTGATCCAGAGCGGCACATCCGGCGCCAAAGAAGCGGACATCTCCTATTCGGAATTCACGGCAGCGCTCAACCAGAACAACGTGAAAAAGGTGGAGATTGACGGCAATGTGGCGCGCGGCGAATACAACAACGCGGTTGACGGCAAGACCAATTTCCGCGCCACCGTACCCGCCAGCAACCCTGAGCTGCTAAAGGCCCTGGACAAGATCAGCAATGACAAGACCGGCAGAGTGACTTTCAAAGACGGCCAGGGATCCAACTGGCCCATGATGCTGATTCAATTCTCTCCGCTGCTGCTGATCGGCGTGCTGTGGTTCATCATGATCCGCCAGATGCAGACCGGCGGCAACAAGGCCCTGAGTTTCGGCAAGAGCCGCGCCCGCTTGCTCTCCATGCAGCAGAAGAAGATCACGTTCAAAGACGTGGCCGGCGT from Terriglobia bacterium harbors:
- a CDS encoding M48 family metallopeptidase, producing MTAPETTLLPDSPQAQAYNHTKRWLEIGDLALSFGFLIVLLATGWTNSLRDAASRLGGEYYVVRLFFYVLLLSILSKLLGLALDFYSFRLEHRFNLSNQGFASWVRDQIKGWILGLVITTMLAEIVYALIRVSPENWWFLAWLIFMALFIFFYQVAPVLLFPLFYKFVPLQNEELKARLTRLGERAGTRVRGVYEWKLSEKSKKANALIAGLGNTRRIMLADTLLQDYDNDEIEAVLAHELGHQVHSHILKGIIVEALVTLAGFWAASVVLEYAIDRQHMFLFLTDFANLPLMVLVSSLLSLILMPALNAYSRFTERQADIYCWKSVPSITPYITAMEKLNKQNLSESHPSRLVEILFHSHPPIAKRIAAAQEWARKHRPSLAT
- a CDS encoding hypoxanthine phosphoribosyltransferase, which gives rise to MSHSLAQQYPRVILSAEQIQKRVQEMARQIARDFEGKTIHMVAVMENGFIFMADLVRELDLPVVCQFVTGQFKESGPSAAEIFYSPEVDVHGQHVLLVEGVIQSGHTSDFLMRNLAARGASSVKLAVLLDKQAARRISLQPDYFGFLMNESFVVGYGLGAPEVGRNLPYIAARPAGSP
- the tilS gene encoding tRNA lysidine(34) synthetase TilS, with protein sequence MIEQIRKYVSEKRLLQPGDRVAVAVSGGADSVALLRALLELQHELGLVLSVAHFHHGIRGAEADADQQFVSALADKFGLALHAGSGDAPAFAREQKVSLETAARELRHQWFAQLVRAGHADKIATAHTLDDQAETVLMRIVRGAGPRGLAGIAPWQQEKHLVRPLLEISRREVEAYLKAIGQPWREDATNADLAHTRNRVRRLLLPMLEKEFNPAIRQTLADLAELARGEAGYWDGLLPGLLPRLVHEGKPSRSGRSSSGTAAQTLAVDLAALQQLPVAVQRQVLQRTAEKLGGTVEFKHVEELIAMVRDQRRGKPVALPGGLEAVCTFRELQIGRRRDTGSGGYQYALEVPGQVSVPELGSTLRARVITHGSPANSGYNPDLLLDRALLAPGLTVRNWQAGDRFFPAHTGSPKKVKELLQSGRLGQTLTQAERKTWPVVESAGQIVWMKGFAVPEAFAHHAGEAVLIEEIHMNAGTNDEP
- a CDS encoding peptidylprolyl isomerase, with amino-acid sequence MKKLTLSLGVLALFAVVLRADNIVDEIIARVNDSIITQADYKKAQSQSMEELKQQFPGDWQTRWSQQQKDLLRELIDRQVLLERGKEMGVTGETEVVKRLNAMRQQMNLPDMDSLEREARKQGVSFEDLKEDIRTRVVTEQVIGQEVGSHLSITKQDIQDFYDKHQKELQGEEEVSLSEILVATQVTKPEGGEQKDAQGKPVPDKPLPEDPALVAQAEAKANQILQMLRGGAKFEDLAKQYSNGTTAAQGGPLGNFKRGELAKDFEDKTFSLKPGEFTDLVRTKQGFLIMKVNSHRSAGVPPLKEIEERIRQAIYSQKLEPAARTYLTKLREKYYIDVKTGYVDTGATANPNRPIMMAAAGDPATRQGKSGLKKKKKFLLF